One window of Daphnia carinata strain CSIRO-1 chromosome 7, CSIRO_AGI_Dcar_HiC_V3, whole genome shotgun sequence genomic DNA carries:
- the LOC130698704 gene encoding uncharacterized protein LOC130698704: MEKIKGYKDLTMTAELDNDIATDTELLKQRYQKFIKASDQVRWALQTTNATEEQIEQDYSTVAEVEEEMSKLQRKEQRQIDEDRNRLLQDLLTQQQQLFANQILQQQQAYALQIQQLMAQNQAPVQVAAAAAPVQQATRLPQRQIKHFKGDILEWTSFWESFYASIHSSTMLDVQKFDYLKEYLKGEAYLCVENLELTAANYNIAIAELKRVYAKPKALIQTHLCKFDNLAPVKTMADVSALRKLIIWRTLGTKLMKLLPAELQKEWSSSEENDITDITSLLAFIRDQVDVAERYSRWKSETTKTPQQSTPPSTAKQLHAATASQLAIGARSQPAPHTSKNSRQFLPPSNTPVRRQDNFVMQDAQDHASSAGKFTTPRLVQ, from the exons ATGGAGAAGATCAAAGGATACAAGGATCTTACGATGACGGCGGAACTGGATAACGACATTGCAACGGATACAGAACTCCTCAAGCAACGTTACCAGAAATTTATTAAAGCAAGCGACCAAGTACGCTGGGCCTTGCAAACTACGAACGCTACCGAGGAGCAAATCGAGCAAGATTACTCCACAGTAgcagaagtagaagaagaaatgagca AGTTGCAGAGGAAAGAACAGCGCCAGATAGATGAGGACAGAAACAGATTGCTCCAAGACCTGCTtactcaacagcagcaactcTTTGCAAATCAGAtcctccaacaacagcaagcctACGCCTTACAAATACAACAACTTATGGCGCAAAACCAAGCACCAGTTCaggtagcagcagcagcagctccagtTCAACAAGCGACACGTCTCccccaaagacaaatcaaacACTTTAAAGGAGATATTCTTGAGTGGACATCATTTTGGGAGAGCTTCTATGCCTCCATTCACTCGTCCACAATGTTGGATGTTCAAAAATTCGACTACTTAAAAGAATACTTGAAGGGGGAAGCGTACTTGTGCGTTGAAAATCTCGAACTTACTGCTGCAAACTACAACATCGCCATAGCAGAGCTGAAAAGAGTCTACGCTAAACCAAAGGCTCTTATTCAAACTCATTTGTGTAAGTTTGACAACCTAGCTCCTGTCAAAACAATGGCAGACGTATCGGCGCTGAGAAAACT aatcatttgGAGGACTCTTGGcacaaaattaatgaaattgcttCCTGCAGAATTGCAGAAAGAATGGTCGAGCTCTGAAGAGAACGACATCACGGACATCACATCCCTACTGGCTTTCATCAGGGATCAAGTTGACGTAGCGGAAAGGTACAGCCGATGGAAATCGGAAACCACGAAAACGCCACAGCAGTCGACACCGCCAAGTACAGCAAAACAACTACATGCTGCCACAGCATCACAGCTAGCGATTGGAGCCAGGTCACAACCAGCTCCACACACCAGCAAAAATTCCAGACAATTTTTGCCACCGTCAAACACACCTGTTAGGAGACAGGACAACTTTGTCATGCAGGATGCACAAGACCATGCATCTTCTGCGGGGAAGTTCACTACCCCACGGCTTGTCCAGTga
- the LOC130698706 gene encoding uncharacterized protein LOC130698706: MAAIEKNTPHLMEKLAPTNLYPPAPWEFAKINLGRLKIDKKTATSAQHLARNQFLENLDNLQPGELVAYTDGSVDPKSGNASSAIYVPGIKLQKGWKLKKYSSILSAELNAINKALDICYDATESGVTIYTDSLSAILTIANANKNWRTHSVLLSINRSASNLAAAGIETTIFWIPSHTAIEGNEIADGVAKETLTNPRAETIQNKLTINEIYAIMKKGWNSELMCDMKLLKRWNPIWPKLGMKSWEIGRNTEETLILHRLRTGKTKLNYNLSKYDPLIDPLCPNGCPEIETVGHVILHCPTYCKERTDLILFCQRENINLTISNILGLTEEVETKHKAALRNIILNQIKKSDLTNRI, encoded by the coding sequence ATGGCAGCCATCGAAAAAAACACACCCCATTTGATGGAAAAACTTGCGCCAACCAACCTCTACCCGCCGGCTCCGTGGGAATTTGCCAAAATCAACCTCGGTCGCCTAAAGATTGACAAAAAAACCGCCACAAGCGCCCAACACCTAGCGCGTAACCAGTTCTTGGAAAACCTCGACAACCTACAACCAGGAGAGCTCGTAGCCTACACTGACGGCTCCGTAGACCCCAAATCTGGAAACGCCTCTTCCGCAATTTACGTACCCGGAATCAAATTACAAAAAGGCTGGAAGCTAAAAAAGTACTCCTCCATCCTGTCCGCAGAACTAAATGCCATCAACAAAGCCCTCGACATCTGCTACGATGCAACGGAAAGCGGAGTAACAATATATACGGACTCCTTATCGGCCATCCTCACAATTGCAAATGCCAACAAAAATTGGCGTACCCATAGTGTCCTCCTCAGCATCAACAGGTCTGCCAGCAACCTAGCAGCAGCAGGGATTGAAACAACGATCTTCTGGATCCCAAGTCACACAGCCATCGAGGGCAACGAAATAGCAGACGGGGTAGCCAAAGAAACTCTGACCAACCCTCGAGCGGAAACCATCCAAAACAAACTCACCATAAATGAAATCTATGCCATCATGAAAAAAGGATGGAACAGCGAACTTATGTGCGACATGAAATTGCTCAAGAGGTGGAACCCAATCTGGCCTAAACTGGGGATGAAAAGTTGGGAAATAGGAAGAAACACGGAAGAAACCCTAATCCTCCACAGACTTCGCACTGGCAAAACCAAACTAAACTACAATCTCAGCAAATATGATCCACTAATAGACCCCCTATGCCCGAACGGATGTCCGGAAATCGAAACAGTGGGACATGTCATCCTACATTGCCCGACTTACTGTAAAGAGCGCACCGACCTAATCCTTTTCTGTCAAAGGGAAAACATCAACCTAACAATATCAAACATCCTTGGCCTCACTGAAgaagtagaaacaaaacataaagcCGCCCTCAGAAACATCATCCTcaaccaaatcaaaaagaGCGATCTCACAAATCGCATCTAA